A region of the Sodalis ligni genome:
GCTCGGCGCAGGCTTCCTGGATGAACGGACCCATTTCGACAGCGCTTCCAGCCTTTATCGGCTTGGGGTGGCTTTCAATCAGATGGCTGACAATATCAATACCCTGATTGCCAGTAAAAAGCAGCTTATTGATAATATCGCCCATGAACTGCGCACGCCGCTGGTGCGATTACGCTACCGGCTGGCCATGAGCGAAGGGCTGTCCACGGAAGAACAGGAACGGCTGAATCATGATGTCAGCCAGCTGGAAGGGCTGATAGACGAGTTGCTGACTTTTGCCCGTCTCGATCGTCCACAGGTGACCCTGAACCTGACGTCGGTGGATCTGCCGGGCTGGCTGGCTGAGAAGCTGGCCGATATCCGATTGGTGCACGGCGAGCGGGTGATTCATGAGGACATTCCCGACCAAGGGAATTTCGGTCAGGTGGATGCCCGGCTTATGGAACGGGTGCTGGATAATCTGGTGAATAATGCCCTGCGCTACAGTCAGCAAATGATCAGCGTGAAATTGGGAGTAGAAGACCAATACGGTTACCTGCAGGTGGATGACGACGGTCCCGGCATCCCCGAAAGCGAGCGCCAGCGGGTATTTGAGCCTTTTGTCCGGCTTGACCCCAGCCGCGATCGCAGCACCGGCGGCTGTGGACTGGGACTGGCCATTGTCCGCTCCATCGCCCAGGCCCATGACGGACAGGTGATCGCCGATACCAGCCCCCTGGGCGGAGCACGGTTGCTTTACCGCTGGCCGGTCAACAGCCATCCCCTCGCTATTCCGGTCATAAAAAGCCCCTTTTGACCTGAGGAGCCAGCTTTGCGTACCGTGCGCCAATGCTCCGCTGGTGAATGAATTCCCTAAAAGTATGTTGTAACTAAAAAGGTTAAATCCTCTATTGTACATTCGGTTACACGCCGATACCAAACACTCACGGACGCCATGGTTTTATTCCCCTATTGTGTGTTCACCGGCCCCGATCCGGGGTTGTAAATAGAAACCGCAATTCTGAGGATTTGACAATGAAAAAAGTACTTGCACTGGTTATTGCTGCTGCCATGGGATTGTCCAGCGCTGCTTTTGCCGCTGATACCACTACCTCTACTACTACCCCGGCGTCTACCACCACCAGCACCACGGTGACCAAGACTCCGGCTAAGACCGTAACTCATAAGAAACATGTTAAAAAAGCCAAGAAAGCACCGGCCCAGACTGCCCAAGCAGCCAAAAAACATGTGAAGAAAGCTCATAAGAAAGCCGCCCCGGCGCAAACTGCCCAGGCTGCTAAAAAACACGTGAAGAAAGCCCATAAGAAAGCCGCTCCGGCCGCTGCTGCAGCCACTACCACTCCGGCATCTTAATAACGGTTTAGCCTTAATCGGCTTACCGGACCGCGTGCGGGTTTAACCATAGAAGTGCGGCGGTAAAAGCTGAAGAAGTTGACATTTT
Encoded here:
- the rstB gene encoding two-component system sensor histidine kinase RstB produces the protein MRKLFIQFYLLLFVCFLVMTLLVGLVYKVTAERAGRKSMDDLMKSSLYLMRNELRSIPPRDWNKTINKLDINLSFSLHIEPLRKYQLNPGDDLRLRRGEIVALDDEYTFIQRIPRSNYVLAVGPIPYLFFIHEMRLLDLALLVFIGLSLALPVFIWMRPHWQDMLRLETAAQRLGAGFLDERTHFDSASSLYRLGVAFNQMADNINTLIASKKQLIDNIAHELRTPLVRLRYRLAMSEGLSTEEQERLNHDVSQLEGLIDELLTFARLDRPQVTLNLTSVDLPGWLAEKLADIRLVHGERVIHEDIPDQGNFGQVDARLMERVLDNLVNNALRYSQQMISVKLGVEDQYGYLQVDDDGPGIPESERQRVFEPFVRLDPSRDRSTGGCGLGLAIVRSIAQAHDGQVIADTSPLGGARLLYRWPVNSHPLAIPVIKSPF
- the asr gene encoding acid resistance repetitive basic protein Asr, giving the protein MKKVLALVIAAAMGLSSAAFAADTTTSTTTPASTTTSTTVTKTPAKTVTHKKHVKKAKKAPAQTAQAAKKHVKKAHKKAAPAQTAQAAKKHVKKAHKKAAPAAAAATTTPAS